Proteins encoded within one genomic window of Mycoplasma phocoenae:
- the rpmC gene encoding 50S ribosomal protein L29 yields MKYAELKTKSIAELEKMVDDLSALAFQLRQRSKTGQLDTPHKIKANKKDIARILTAINEKKAAGETK; encoded by the coding sequence ATGAAATACGCTGAATTAAAAACTAAATCAATCGCTGAATTAGAAAAAATGGTTGACGATTTATCAGCTTTAGCTTTCCAATTACGTCAACGTTCAAAAACTGGACAATTAGATACACCACACAAAATCAAAGCAAACAAAAAAGATATCGCAAGAATACTAACAGCAATTAACGAGAAAAAAGCAGCAGGAGAAACAAAATAA